From the Malus domestica chromosome 17, GDT2T_hap1 genome, one window contains:
- the LOC103416678 gene encoding GDSL esterase/lipase 1-like, translating to MNQRRRYNTYKTRTKMATLRLQIYILAFCASLLIPSSYSHGEDKHAAMFILGDSIFDVGNNNYINTSSFFQANNWPYGETFFNYATGRASDGRLIPDFIAEYAKLPFIPPYLQPGFDNYIYGVNFASSGAGALAETHQGLVTDLKTQLRYFKKVEKQLRHKLGDAEAYTFLSRAVYLISIGSNDYFTPFHSNSSLFESHSHEEYVGMVIGNLTNVIEEIYKKGGRKFGFATGFPVGCIPSMRILKPESIGACSEEATALVKLHSRVLAKDLLKLNTKLQGFKYSYANFYNQVNEIIENPLKYGFKEGKAACCGSGPYRGISSCGGRNGSAEFQLCENVTEYVFFDSGHPTERVYQKLSKLWWRGTPNVTGTSINLKELFGL from the exons ATGAACCAAAGGAGAAGATATAACACATACAAAACCAGAACAAAAATGGCAACTTTAAGGCTTCAAATATATATTCTGGCATTCTGTGCAAGCCTTCTTATTCCAAGCAGCTACAGCCATGGCGAGGATAAGCATGCTGCCATGTTCATCCTTGGTGATTCAATATTTGATGTCGGAAATAATAACTACATCAATACTTCCAGTTTCTTTCAGGCAAATAATTGGCCATATGGGGAAACCTTCTTCAATTACGCCACCGGTAGAGCTTCTGATGGTCGTCTAATTCCGGATTTCATCG CCGAGTATGCAAAACTGCCATTTATACCGCCATATTTACAACCCGGGTTCGACAATTATATTTATGGGGTGAACTTTGCATCTAGTGGGGCTGGTGCTCTTGCAGAAACTCATCAAGGTTTG GTGACAGACCTTAAAACTCAACTAAGGTATTTCAAGAAAGTCGAGAAGCAGTTGAGGCACAAACTAGGTGATGCAGAAGCCTACACATTTCTATCAAGAGCTGTTTACTTGATTAGCATTGGAAGCAATGATTACTTTACCCCATTCCATTCAAATTCAAGTTTGTTTGAATCCCACTCACATGAAGAATATGTTGGCATGGTGATTGGAAATCTCACAAATGTGATCGAA GAAATATACAAGAAAGGAGGAAGGAAATTTGGTTTTGCAACCGGATTTCCTGTCGGTTGTATACCTAGCATGAGAATACTTAAACCAGAAAGCATAGGTGCCTGCTCGGAAGAAGCTACAGCATTAGTGAAACTACACAGTAGAGTACTTGCTAAAGACCTTCTTAAGCTAAACACCAAGCTCCAAGGATTCAAATATTCATATGCAAATTTCTATAATCAAGTAAATGAGATTATTGAAAATCCATTAAAATACG GTTTCAAGGAAGGAAAGGCGGCGTGCTGTGGTTCTGGTCCGTACAGAGGAATTTCGAGCTGTGGTGGCAGGAATGGTTCCGCAGAGTTTCAATTATGTGAAAATGTAACtgaatatgttttctttgaCTCTGGACACCCAACAGAAAGGGTTTATCAGAAACTGTCCAAGCTATGGTGGCGTGGAACTCCGAATGTGACTGGGACTAGCATTAATCTGAAGGAGCTATTTGGTCTTTAG